A segment of the Bombus huntii isolate Logan2020A chromosome 14, iyBomHunt1.1, whole genome shotgun sequence genome:
TAATTTTAGATAAACCAGGAGTACCTACCTCTTACGGAAATGACGAAATGTTGTGATGCGCATGACATTTGTTATGACACTTGTAATTTGGATAAGGAGAAATGTGATTTAGAATTCAAGAGGTGTCTGTACAAATATTGCGATGGATATCAATCGGCTGCGATAATAAATACGTGCAAAGCTGCTGCGAAAATGCTTTTTACCGGTACAACTGCTTTGGGATGCAAGAGTTACATGGATGCGCAGAAGAATGCTTGCTACTGTGGAGATAAATGGAATAAGAAACCGAAAAAAGCTGCTCAAGCTGGTGGAGAATtgtagaaataattttatagaatactTAACATTTGTAAGATGCTAATTACCCTCATACCTCGTTTGtgaatttctaataaataaatacgttTTGTATTTACCATTACATTGCatacatgataaatattatttttttttataaaatattattttatcgagaattgtattaatatttttaaacaaatatgtatatacgtatattgtaTATACTTAATGATACACATAGAAATATAAGTTGGTTTTCTGATTATTATTCAATctacttttcttttctctatcTAACTGGTATCTCCTTGTTTTTCAcgcttttaattaatatccCGTGAAGTAACCATACAAAAAGTTAAttcaaaaatacaaattttttttgcTCATTTGTTTTCCCACCGAAACAAGGGAAAGTACGCTTCAAGTTGACAATGTCACTTCAACTTCACTTTTTATGAGAAGTTTTTGGAAAAAATTGTCAAGTAATGCGGCCTACGACaagaatttattaaacaattgtgACAGAGTTGCGAAGAGAATGGGAAACACCGGGTCCACGCATTCATCGAAAAGAAAAGGACAAAAACGAGAAAGTGGTGACAGGTAAGACAATTTTCGACACATTCTGTTCTCGCGTTTATTTTCGATTCACTTAAAT
Coding sequences within it:
- the LOC126873210 gene encoding group XIIA secretory phospholipase A2; translated protein: MDFSQYRKALVYVLTFLAYAWSGYGAGLLSNLKDAVLAAESVFQDLFENAITVARKIKDIHEVFDAAVEENCIFQCPGGVTPKPDWNHKPQSNGCGSLGIEINQEYLPLTEMTKCCDAHDICYDTCNLDKEKCDLEFKRCLYKYCDGYQSAAIINTCKAAAKMLFTGTTALGCKSYMDAQKNACYCGDKWNKKPKKAAQAGGEL